The following proteins come from a genomic window of Montipora capricornis isolate CH-2021 chromosome 9, ASM3666992v2, whole genome shotgun sequence:
- the LOC138015175 gene encoding transcription cofactor vestigial-like protein 4 yields the protein METPLDVLSRAASLVQPDSKENTEPEASEDSPKVMPSAENRRKRNLERRDIAQVLNFDDNRLEKLSSVKTAGTQTSPLNPVPTTKSRVDSGPPPLISIVPKSGETGYLHSHIPVHTRPSVITSTNIRRPVGFMPPPHLYSPSDMFCYPGPHRREIVESGMIDPFVEEHFRRSLGEDYKCVSPTSMSVAGSVDDHFAKALGDTWQKLKKSDVSNQPSNTTQLQSIVSPAN from the exons ATGGAGACTCCATTGGACGTTCTTTCAAGAGCAGCTTCCTTAGTTCAACCAGATTCGAAAGAAA ATACAGAGCCAGAGGCAAGTGAAGATTCGCCAAAAGTCATGCCTTCGGCGGAGAATCGAAGAAAGCGAAATCTAGAAAGGAGAGACATTGCCCAAGTGTTGAATTTCGACGACAATCGATTAGAAAAACTCTCCTCAGTGAAAACAGCTGGAACACAGAC GTCACCATTAAACCCAGTGCCTACAACAAAGTCAAGAGTCGACTCTGGTCCACCTCCTCTTATTTCTATTGTTCCGAAATCAGGAGAAACTGGATACCTACATTCGCATATACCAGTGCACACAAGACCATCTGTCATAACTTCCACTAACATTCGCAGACCAGTTGGTTTTATGCCCCCGCCACATCTGTACAGTCCATCAGACATGTTTTGTTATCCTGGGCCTCACAGACGTGAGATTGTTGAATCAGGAATGATTGACCCTTTTGTAGAAGAACATTTCCGCCGCAGTCTAGGGGAGGATTACAAATGTGTGAGCCCAACATCGATGTCCGTAGCTGGATCAGTGGATGATCACTTTGCAAAAGCCCTTGGTGACACATGGCAGAAGTTAAAGAAATCTGATGTTTCAAACCAGCCTTCAAATACTACTCAGCTACAGTCAATTGTCTCCCCTGCAAACTAA